One Mycolicibacter sp. MU0083 DNA window includes the following coding sequences:
- a CDS encoding ComEC/Rec2 family competence protein: MTAPPSTASETRLDVRLVPAAVLGWLVTAAGIQWRIGGTLAALCAVWATLAGLLIWFADRAGRPACRSAAAVAVAAAAVGAGFGGAVAIRTDSLAHHPVTAMFGSTAAVTVTATESPLPVGARRVMFRANLLRVDEDIASGRVVVFASGAEFDDVMVGQPMAFRAKIARPGRRDLTVATLTAAGVPRRGAAGAVARLAHRTRTRFAAAARQVLPDEQARLLPALVLGDTTAITSATGRDFKAAGLTHLMAVSGANVTIVCGAVLFSARLVGPRTAALAAAGALVAFVIVVQPTASVLRAAVMGAIALLGVLTARSRQAVPSLAASVLLLLAVAPHLAVDVGFALSVVATAALVLIAPVWTARLVARGWPKPLAAALSVAWAANLVTAPLIAGISGRLSLVSTVANLAVAVLVAPITVLGSAAAVLCGCWPAGAQFLIRFTGPELWWVCRVAQWSGRMPAAMVPVPGGASGLVGVGAVAVLLVVCWRWQWCRWVLAGLALGLLAWSASQMLTDWAGIAAA, from the coding sequence ATGACGGCGCCCCCGTCCACGGCGAGCGAGACCCGGTTGGACGTCCGACTGGTTCCGGCGGCGGTGCTGGGCTGGCTGGTCACCGCCGCCGGTATCCAGTGGCGAATCGGCGGCACCCTGGCGGCACTGTGCGCGGTGTGGGCAACGCTGGCGGGCCTGCTGATCTGGTTCGCCGACCGGGCCGGGCGTCCGGCCTGCCGGTCGGCGGCCGCCGTTGCCGTTGCGGCGGCCGCGGTGGGGGCCGGTTTCGGCGGTGCGGTGGCGATCCGCACCGACTCGCTCGCGCACCATCCGGTCACCGCGATGTTCGGCAGCACGGCGGCGGTGACGGTCACCGCGACGGAGAGCCCGCTGCCGGTCGGCGCGCGGCGGGTGATGTTCCGGGCCAATCTGTTGCGGGTGGACGAGGACATCGCCTCCGGCCGGGTGGTGGTGTTCGCGTCCGGAGCCGAATTCGACGACGTGATGGTCGGCCAGCCCATGGCGTTTCGGGCCAAGATCGCCCGACCGGGCCGTCGCGACCTGACCGTGGCCACCCTCACCGCCGCCGGTGTACCGCGCCGCGGCGCGGCCGGAGCGGTGGCGAGGCTGGCACATCGGACCCGCACACGGTTTGCGGCCGCAGCGCGTCAGGTGCTGCCCGACGAGCAGGCCCGACTGCTGCCCGCGCTGGTCCTCGGGGATACCACCGCGATCACGTCGGCGACCGGTCGCGACTTCAAGGCGGCCGGGCTGACCCACCTGATGGCGGTCTCGGGAGCCAACGTCACGATCGTCTGCGGCGCCGTGCTGTTCTCGGCGCGCCTGGTCGGTCCGCGGACGGCCGCGCTGGCCGCCGCAGGCGCGTTGGTGGCGTTCGTGATCGTCGTGCAGCCGACGGCCAGCGTGCTGCGTGCCGCGGTGATGGGCGCGATCGCCTTGCTGGGGGTGCTGACCGCACGGAGTCGCCAGGCCGTGCCGAGTCTCGCCGCCAGCGTGCTGCTGCTACTGGCGGTGGCCCCGCACCTGGCCGTCGATGTCGGGTTCGCGCTGTCGGTGGTGGCCACCGCGGCGTTGGTGTTGATCGCGCCGGTCTGGACGGCCCGGCTGGTGGCGCGCGGCTGGCCGAAACCACTGGCCGCAGCGCTCAGCGTGGCGTGGGCCGCCAACCTGGTCACCGCGCCGCTGATCGCCGGCATCTCGGGACGCCTCAGCCTGGTCAGCACCGTCGCGAATCTGGCGGTGGCGGTGCTGGTCGCGCCCATCACCGTGCTCGGCAGCGCCGCGGCGGTGCTGTGTGGATGCTGGCCCGCGGGCGCGCAGTTCTTGATCCGCTTCACCGGGCCGGAACTGTGGTGGGTCTGCCGCGTGGCGCAGTGGTCCGGGCGGATGCCGGCCGCGATGGTGCCGGTACCGGGCGGGGCGAGCGGGCTGGTCGGGGTCGGTGCGGTCGCCGTGCTGTTGGTGGTCTGTTGGCGATGGCAGTGGTGCCGGTGGGTGCTGGCGGGGCTGGCGCTGGGTCTGCTGGCGTGGTCGGCCTCGCAGATGTTGACCGACTGGGCGGGTATCGCCGCTGCGTGA
- the lepA gene encoding translation elongation factor 4 — MPISSFADQTFTAPAQIRNFCIIAHIDHGKSTLADRMLQLTGVVDDRSMRAQYLDRMDIERERGITIKAQNVRLPWTFNDEQFVLHLIDTPGHVDFTYEVSRALEACEGAILLVDAAQGIEAQTLANLYLALDRDLTIIPVLNKIDLPAADPERYAAELAHIIGCEPGDVLKVSGKTGEGVAELLDEVVKHVPAPTGDADAPTRAMIFDSVYDIYRGVVTYVRVVDGKITPREKIAMMSTGATHELLEVGIVSPEPKAARGLGVGEVGYLITGVKDVRQSKVGDTVTTARGGAAEALTGYREPKPMVYSGLYPVDGSDYPNLRDALDKLQLNDAALTYEPETSVALGFGFRCGFLGLLHMEITRERLEREFDLDLISTSPNVVYRVIAEDGSEIVVTNPSDWPEGKIRTVFEPVVKTTVIAPSEFVGTIMELCQSRRGELGGMDYLSPERVELRYTMPLGEIIFDFFDSLKSRTRGYASLDYEEAGEQEADLVKVDILLQGEAVDAFSAIVHKDSASAYGNKMTTKLKELIPRQQFEVPVQAAIGSKIIARENIRAIRKDVLSKCYGGDITRKRKLLEKQKEGKKRMKTIGRVDVPQEAFVAALSTDAAGDKAKKQ; from the coding sequence ATTCCCATCAGCAGTTTCGCCGACCAGACCTTCACCGCGCCGGCGCAGATACGGAACTTCTGCATCATCGCTCACATCGACCACGGCAAATCCACCCTGGCCGACCGGATGCTGCAGCTCACCGGCGTCGTCGACGACCGATCGATGCGGGCCCAGTACCTCGACCGGATGGACATCGAACGGGAGCGCGGCATCACCATCAAGGCGCAGAACGTGCGCCTGCCGTGGACGTTCAACGACGAGCAGTTCGTCCTGCACCTGATCGACACCCCCGGCCACGTCGACTTCACCTACGAGGTGTCGCGCGCACTGGAGGCCTGCGAGGGTGCCATCCTGCTGGTCGACGCCGCCCAGGGCATCGAGGCCCAGACACTGGCCAACCTGTATCTGGCGCTGGACCGCGACCTGACCATCATCCCGGTACTGAACAAGATCGACCTGCCCGCCGCCGACCCGGAGCGCTACGCCGCCGAACTGGCCCACATCATCGGCTGCGAACCCGGCGACGTGCTCAAGGTGTCGGGCAAGACCGGCGAGGGCGTGGCCGAACTGCTCGACGAAGTCGTCAAGCACGTGCCGGCGCCCACCGGCGACGCCGACGCGCCCACCCGGGCGATGATCTTCGACTCCGTCTACGACATCTACCGCGGCGTGGTCACCTATGTCCGTGTCGTCGACGGCAAGATCACCCCGCGCGAGAAGATCGCGATGATGTCCACCGGCGCCACCCATGAACTGCTCGAGGTCGGGATCGTCTCCCCGGAACCCAAGGCGGCCAGGGGACTCGGCGTCGGCGAGGTCGGCTACCTGATCACCGGTGTGAAAGACGTGCGGCAATCGAAGGTCGGCGACACCGTCACCACCGCGCGCGGCGGTGCGGCCGAGGCGCTGACCGGCTACCGCGAGCCCAAACCGATGGTCTATTCCGGGCTGTACCCGGTGGACGGGTCGGACTACCCGAACCTGCGTGATGCCCTGGACAAGTTGCAGCTCAACGACGCCGCGTTGACCTACGAGCCGGAGACCTCGGTGGCGTTGGGCTTCGGCTTCCGGTGTGGCTTCCTGGGCCTGCTGCACATGGAGATCACCCGGGAGCGCCTGGAACGCGAGTTCGACCTGGACCTGATCTCCACCTCGCCCAACGTGGTCTACCGGGTGATCGCCGAGGATGGCAGCGAGATCGTCGTCACCAACCCGTCGGACTGGCCGGAAGGCAAGATCCGCACCGTCTTCGAACCGGTCGTCAAGACCACCGTGATCGCGCCGAGTGAATTCGTCGGCACCATCATGGAACTGTGCCAGTCTCGGCGCGGCGAACTGGGCGGCATGGACTACCTCTCGCCGGAGCGCGTGGAACTGCGCTACACGATGCCGTTGGGCGAGATCATCTTCGACTTCTTCGATTCGCTGAAGTCGCGCACCCGCGGCTACGCCAGCCTGGACTACGAGGAGGCCGGGGAGCAGGAGGCCGACCTGGTCAAGGTCGACATCCTGTTGCAGGGCGAGGCGGTGGACGCCTTCAGTGCGATCGTGCACAAGGACTCGGCTTCGGCCTACGGCAACAAGATGACCACCAAGCTCAAGGAATTGATCCCGCGCCAGCAGTTCGAAGTGCCGGTGCAGGCCGCGATCGGATCGAAGATCATTGCCCGGGAAAACATTCGGGCCATCCGCAAGGACGTGCTGTCGAAGTGCTACGGCGGTGACATCACCCGCAAGCGCAAACTGCTGGAAAAGCAGAAAGAGGGCAAGAAGCGGATGAAGACCATCGGGCGCGTCGACGTGCCGCAGGAGGCGTTCGTGGCGGCGTTGTCCACCGATGCCGCCGGGGACAAGGCCAAGAAGCAGTGA
- a CDS encoding ComEA family DNA-binding protein, producing the protein MATELPGERLQRRLGLLPEPDDGDDTPAADDVDPNSLVPRWLPDDTADPGWLAKVRADPGRAGAIALAVIAAVALLITVFTVLHDRPAPVLSAKLPPVEMASTASSRAEDPASGPVPPASDTVVVSVVGLVHKPGLATLSPGSRIADALTAAGGALDGADTIGLNLARPLVDGEQIVVGLAPPDGPPVLGSSVGPTAPGPDAPHTGATPAAERPEPKPGQPIDLNTATVEQLDALPGVGPVTAAAIVAWRDTHGRFTRVEQLGDVDGIGPARLEKLRALVRV; encoded by the coding sequence ATGGCTACCGAACTTCCCGGCGAGCGGCTACAGCGTCGACTCGGCCTGCTGCCCGAACCCGACGACGGCGACGACACCCCCGCAGCGGACGACGTAGACCCGAACTCTCTGGTGCCCCGCTGGCTGCCCGACGACACCGCCGACCCGGGCTGGTTGGCCAAAGTGCGGGCCGATCCGGGCCGAGCCGGTGCGATCGCACTGGCGGTGATCGCGGCCGTCGCGTTGCTGATCACGGTGTTCACCGTGCTCCACGATCGGCCCGCACCGGTACTGAGCGCCAAACTGCCGCCGGTGGAGATGGCTTCCACAGCAAGCTCGCGTGCCGAGGACCCGGCGTCGGGCCCGGTCCCGCCGGCGAGCGACACCGTGGTGGTCAGCGTGGTCGGACTGGTGCACAAGCCGGGCCTGGCGACACTGTCACCGGGATCCCGGATCGCCGACGCACTCACCGCCGCCGGCGGCGCACTCGACGGTGCGGACACCATCGGGCTGAACCTGGCTCGCCCGTTGGTCGACGGCGAACAGATCGTCGTGGGCCTGGCACCGCCGGACGGTCCTCCGGTGCTGGGGAGCTCGGTCGGCCCCACCGCACCGGGACCCGACGCACCGCACACCGGCGCCACGCCGGCAGCGGAGCGCCCCGAGCCCAAACCCGGCCAGCCCATCGACCTCAACACCGCAACCGTCGAGCAACTCGATGCCCTCCCCGGGGTGGGGCCGGTGACGGCCGCGGCCATCGTGGCCTGGCGTGACACCCACGGCAGATTCACCCGGGTCGAGCAACTCGGTGACGTCGACGGCATCGGCCCGGCACGGCTGGAGAAGCTGCGCGCACTGGTCCGCGTCTGA
- the holA gene encoding DNA polymerase III subunit delta: MSQSVSPLHLILGDEELLVERAVGQVLAGVRAQAGSTDIPVDRLRAGEVAASELAELLSPSLFADERVVVLESAAEAGKDAVALIAATAADVPVGTVLVVVHSGGGRAKALAGQLRDLGAQVHACARITKASERADFVRAEFRRLKVRVDDATVTALLDAVGSDIRELAASCSQLVADTGGHVDALAVRRYHSGKAEVTGFDIADRAVVGDIAGATEALRWAMFRGAAHVVLADALAEVINTIARVGARSGDAYRLAGELGMPPWRVQRAQKQARYWSRDSLAAAVRLVATLNGDVKGGAADADYALETAVRRVAELADR, encoded by the coding sequence GTGAGCCAATCGGTTTCGCCATTGCATCTGATCCTCGGGGATGAGGAACTGCTGGTCGAACGGGCCGTCGGGCAGGTGCTGGCCGGGGTGCGGGCACAGGCCGGTAGCACCGACATCCCGGTGGACCGCCTGCGCGCCGGTGAGGTGGCAGCCAGTGAGCTCGCCGAGCTGCTGAGTCCGTCGCTGTTCGCCGACGAGCGGGTGGTGGTGCTCGAATCCGCCGCCGAAGCGGGCAAGGACGCGGTCGCGCTGATCGCCGCCACCGCGGCCGATGTGCCGGTCGGAACCGTGTTGGTGGTGGTGCACTCCGGCGGGGGACGGGCCAAGGCACTGGCGGGCCAGTTGCGGGACCTGGGTGCACAGGTCCATGCCTGCGCACGCATCACCAAGGCTTCCGAACGCGCCGATTTCGTGCGCGCCGAATTCCGTCGGCTCAAGGTGCGGGTCGACGACGCGACCGTCACCGCTCTGCTGGACGCGGTCGGTTCCGATATCCGCGAGTTGGCAGCGTCCTGTTCGCAGCTGGTGGCCGATACCGGCGGGCACGTCGATGCCCTCGCGGTACGGCGGTACCACAGCGGAAAAGCCGAGGTGACCGGGTTCGACATCGCCGATCGGGCCGTCGTCGGAGACATCGCCGGCGCCACCGAGGCGCTGCGGTGGGCGATGTTCCGCGGTGCCGCGCACGTGGTGCTGGCCGACGCGCTGGCCGAAGTGATCAACACCATCGCTCGAGTGGGCGCCCGCTCCGGTGACGCCTACCGGCTGGCCGGTGAACTGGGGATGCCGCCGTGGCGGGTGCAACGGGCGCAGAAGCAGGCCAGGTACTGGTCGCGGGATTCGCTCGCCGCCGCGGTACGGCTGGTCGCCACACTCAACGGCGACGTCAAAGGCGGCGCCGCCGATGCCGACTACGCACTGGAGACCGCGGTCCGCAGGGTCGCCGAACTGGCCGACCGCTGA
- a CDS encoding ribonuclease Z: MTIEITLLGTGSPIPDPNRAGPATLVRAGGQQLLIDCGRGVLQRLAAAGGSANTVSALLLTHLHSDHIADLGDLLITRWVTTFGPDATPLPIIGPPGTAEVVEAMLRAFGYDIGYRMAHHDDLTGPPPVEVSEHTTGQVWDRDGVRITVGPTDHRPVAPTIGFRIEHTDADGTASVVLAGDTVPCDSLDELAAGAGALVHTVIRKDIVEALPQQRIREICDYHSSVAEAAATARRAGVGTLVLTHYIPAIAPGQEEQWRELAAAEFDGPIELGDDLHRVEVTARG; this comes from the coding sequence ATGACCATCGAGATCACCCTGCTCGGCACCGGAAGCCCGATCCCCGACCCGAACCGGGCCGGCCCCGCCACCCTGGTGCGCGCCGGCGGCCAGCAACTCCTCATCGACTGCGGCCGCGGGGTGCTGCAGCGGCTGGCGGCGGCGGGCGGCTCGGCCAACACCGTCTCGGCGCTGCTGCTGACGCACCTGCACAGCGACCACATCGCCGACCTGGGTGATCTGCTCATCACCCGATGGGTCACCACGTTCGGACCCGACGCCACGCCACTGCCGATCATCGGCCCGCCCGGCACCGCGGAAGTGGTGGAGGCGATGCTGCGGGCGTTCGGCTACGACATCGGCTACCGGATGGCCCACCACGACGACCTGACCGGGCCGCCGCCGGTCGAGGTGTCCGAACACACCACCGGTCAGGTGTGGGACCGCGACGGGGTGCGGATCACCGTGGGCCCCACCGACCACCGCCCGGTGGCGCCGACCATCGGGTTCCGCATCGAACACACCGACGCCGACGGGACCGCGTCGGTGGTACTGGCCGGTGACACCGTGCCCTGCGACAGCCTCGACGAGCTGGCGGCCGGCGCGGGCGCGCTGGTGCACACCGTGATCCGCAAAGACATCGTCGAGGCGTTACCCCAGCAGCGGATCCGGGAGATCTGCGACTACCACTCCTCGGTGGCCGAGGCCGCCGCAACCGCCCGGCGGGCCGGCGTGGGCACCCTGGTGCTGACCCACTACATACCGGCGATCGCACCCGGTCAGGAGGAGCAGTGGCGGGAACTGGCCGCCGCGGAGTTCGACGGACCGATCGAACTCGGCGACGACCTGCATCGGGTCGAGGTGACCGCGCGCGGTTGA
- a CDS encoding CBS domain-containing protein → MRIADVLRNKGAAVVTIHPDATVMELIAGLAEHNIGAMVVIGPGGLEGVASERDVVRQLQVHGASLLPRPVSAIMTRLVATCSKTDSADDVSILMTEHRARHIPVLEDGRLAGIVSIGDIVKSRMEELQAEHAQLRSYISQG, encoded by the coding sequence ATGCGGATCGCGGACGTATTGCGAAACAAGGGTGCGGCGGTGGTGACCATCCACCCCGACGCCACCGTCATGGAGTTGATCGCGGGTCTGGCCGAACACAACATCGGCGCGATGGTGGTGATCGGACCCGGCGGTCTGGAGGGCGTGGCCTCCGAGCGCGACGTGGTGCGCCAACTGCAGGTTCACGGCGCCAGTCTGTTGCCCCGACCGGTATCGGCGATCATGACCCGCCTGGTGGCGACGTGCAGCAAGACCGACTCCGCCGACGACGTGAGCATCTTGATGACCGAGCACCGGGCGCGTCACATCCCGGTGCTCGAAGACGGCCGGTTGGCCGGCATCGTCAGTATCGGCGACATCGTGAAGTCCCGGATGGAAGAACTGCAGGCCGAGCACGCGCAGCTGCGCTCCTACATCAGCCAGGGATAG
- a CDS encoding acyl-CoA dehydrogenase family protein, protein MRLALSAEEAAFRDEMRTFFTTEIPADIRERSRLGHSIFPDDIVATQKILNANGLAVPNWPVEWGGKDWTLTQHQIWHDEMQLASVPEPLTFNAKMVGPVIAEFGSQAIKERFLPATANLDIWWCQGFSEPEAGSDLAGLRTTAVRDGDSYIVNGQKTWTTLGQHADWIFCLVRTDPQAPKKQAGISFLLFEVNTPGVTMRPIKMIDGGYEVNEVFFSDVRVPADQLVGEENHGWTYAKFLLGNERTGIAGVTRSQVRVAELKERAKAVGALDDPLFAARVAELENDLLALEITQARVSSGSADGKPNPASSVLKLRGSQLQQAVTELFVELAGPDALPFEAGDGIASADWAQEAAPIYLNYRKTSIYGGSNEVQRTIIASTILGL, encoded by the coding sequence GTGAGACTGGCACTGTCCGCGGAGGAGGCGGCGTTTCGCGACGAAATGCGCACCTTCTTCACCACCGAGATCCCCGCTGACATCCGCGAGCGCAGTCGGCTGGGGCATTCGATCTTCCCGGACGACATCGTCGCCACCCAGAAGATCCTCAACGCCAACGGCCTGGCCGTGCCGAACTGGCCGGTGGAGTGGGGCGGCAAGGACTGGACGCTGACCCAGCATCAGATCTGGCACGACGAGATGCAGCTGGCGTCGGTGCCCGAGCCGTTGACCTTCAACGCCAAGATGGTCGGCCCGGTGATCGCCGAGTTCGGCTCGCAGGCCATCAAGGAACGTTTCCTGCCCGCCACCGCCAACCTCGACATCTGGTGGTGCCAGGGCTTCTCCGAGCCCGAGGCCGGTTCCGACCTGGCCGGCCTGCGCACCACCGCGGTGCGTGACGGTGACAGCTACATCGTCAACGGACAGAAGACCTGGACGACGCTCGGCCAGCACGCCGACTGGATCTTCTGCCTGGTGCGTACCGACCCGCAGGCGCCCAAGAAGCAGGCCGGGATCTCCTTCCTGCTCTTCGAGGTGAACACCCCCGGTGTCACCATGCGCCCGATCAAGATGATCGACGGCGGCTACGAAGTCAACGAGGTGTTCTTCTCCGACGTGCGAGTGCCCGCCGATCAGCTGGTCGGCGAGGAGAACCACGGCTGGACGTACGCGAAGTTCCTGCTGGGCAACGAGCGGACCGGTATCGCCGGGGTGACCCGCTCCCAGGTCCGTGTGGCCGAACTCAAGGAGCGGGCCAAGGCCGTGGGAGCACTCGACGACCCGCTGTTCGCCGCGCGCGTCGCCGAACTCGAAAACGATCTGCTGGCACTGGAAATCACGCAGGCGCGCGTCTCCAGTGGCTCCGCCGACGGCAAGCCGAACCCGGCGTCGTCGGTGCTCAAGCTGCGCGGCAGCCAACTGCAGCAGGCCGTCACCGAACTGTTCGTGGAACTGGCCGGCCCCGATGCCCTGCCGTTCGAGGCGGGCGACGGAATCGCGTCGGCCGACTGGGCGCAGGAGGCGGCGCCGATCTACCTCAACTACCGCAAGACGTCGATCTACGGCGGCAGCAACGAGGTACAGCGCACCATCATCGCGTCGACGATTCTCGGCCTTTAG
- a CDS encoding DUF4352 domain-containing protein: MRRWVVALGVLLMPLVSCTAESADHAEPNATPSPQQTPQARPVAHVGQTLNLMRIGGQQIAVTLTEVISPATVPNGWGEAGRTYVATKLRIENAGTTTIVGNGNSDVSIIGSDGQTYRADFAKVTECRDFTNGWFVIASGATDAGCIVFALPTGVGAEKVRYAPSSGISQDVGEWLNP, encoded by the coding sequence ATGAGACGGTGGGTCGTCGCGTTAGGTGTCCTGCTCATGCCGCTGGTGTCGTGTACGGCGGAGTCCGCCGATCACGCCGAACCGAACGCGACGCCGTCGCCGCAGCAAACACCGCAGGCCCGGCCGGTCGCCCACGTCGGCCAGACGCTGAATCTGATGCGGATCGGCGGACAGCAGATCGCCGTGACGTTGACAGAGGTGATCTCCCCGGCGACCGTCCCGAACGGCTGGGGCGAGGCGGGCCGGACCTACGTCGCGACCAAACTGCGGATCGAGAATGCCGGGACCACGACGATCGTCGGCAACGGCAACAGCGATGTTTCGATAATCGGCTCCGACGGCCAGACCTACCGGGCGGACTTCGCCAAGGTGACCGAATGCCGGGATTTCACCAACGGCTGGTTCGTGATCGCCTCCGGTGCCACCGACGCCGGCTGCATCGTCTTCGCCCTGCCCACCGGGGTCGGCGCGGAGAAGGTGCGCTATGCACCATCCTCGGGCATCTCACAAGACGTGGGGGAGTGGCTGAATCCCTGA
- a CDS encoding type II toxin-antitoxin system PemK/MazF family toxin, whose product MASPRKIPWRTVQRFAENLVFNEAPRFIRQLEQTPVVQQRIQRGIEQGIKIGLEVLSGGAPGPTPEIPAGRPVTHRSTPTAHRARRIAYAPDLNGRADPGEIVWTWVAYEDEPDHGKDRPVLVVGRDRSMLLGLMLSSRERHADDTNWVGIGSGTWDDSHRLSWVRLDRVLDVPEESIRREGAILPRPMFDAVAARLRSEYSWS is encoded by the coding sequence ATGGCTTCCCCGCGGAAGATCCCATGGCGGACGGTGCAACGATTCGCGGAGAACCTGGTCTTCAACGAGGCCCCACGGTTCATCCGCCAACTCGAACAGACACCGGTGGTGCAACAACGCATCCAACGGGGCATCGAGCAGGGCATCAAGATCGGTCTGGAGGTACTCAGTGGCGGCGCGCCAGGACCCACCCCGGAGATCCCCGCGGGTCGCCCGGTGACCCACCGCAGTACCCCCACCGCGCACCGCGCCCGCCGGATCGCCTACGCCCCCGACCTCAACGGACGTGCCGACCCGGGCGAGATCGTCTGGACCTGGGTGGCCTACGAGGACGAGCCCGACCATGGCAAAGACCGCCCGGTGCTGGTCGTCGGCCGCGACCGCAGCATGCTGCTCGGCCTGATGCTGTCCAGCCGGGAACGGCACGCCGACGACACCAACTGGGTCGGGATCGGGTCGGGTACCTGGGACGACTCCCACCGGCTCAGCTGGGTACGGCTGGATCGGGTGCTCGATGTCCCCGAGGAGTCCATCCGCCGCGAGGGCGCCATCCTGCCCCGGCCGATGTTCGACGCGGTGGCCGCCCGGCTGCGCAGCGAGTATTCGTGGAGCTGA
- a CDS encoding acyl-CoA dehydrogenase family protein, whose amino-acid sequence MDFQLIDEQVLLRDTTRSMLADYDTETRNKIIETEPGFNPEVWKQLAEVGILGLGFDADSGPLEIMVVLTEIGRRLAPEPVVHGALGPGALIAERGDDAQRALLDEVAAGERMLAFAHTESAMRGITAAVTTTAVQQGDSWRLSGSKNPVLAGDRADTLVVSAALPNGGTGLFLVDPSGDGVTRQSYRTFDGQRGAQIDFADAPATALGEASDATTAIEHALIRISAALCAEALGAMEEALRLTTDYLKTRKQFGVTLNTFQTLTQRAADMYVSLELARSMSMYASMSLADGDIDPRIAARAKLQIGRSGRHIAQEAIQLHGGIGVTWEYPVSHYAARLTAIEHTLGSSQNQLQVLIDGLADYDLAKM is encoded by the coding sequence ATGGACTTTCAACTCATCGACGAGCAGGTTCTGCTCCGCGACACCACCCGTTCGATGTTGGCGGACTACGACACCGAGACCCGCAACAAGATCATCGAGACCGAGCCCGGGTTCAACCCCGAGGTTTGGAAGCAACTGGCCGAGGTCGGCATTCTCGGTCTGGGTTTCGACGCCGATTCCGGGCCCCTGGAGATCATGGTGGTGCTCACCGAGATCGGCCGGCGGTTGGCGCCGGAGCCGGTGGTCCACGGTGCCCTCGGGCCGGGTGCGCTGATCGCCGAGCGCGGCGACGACGCGCAGCGTGCGTTGCTCGACGAGGTCGCCGCCGGTGAGCGCATGCTGGCCTTCGCCCACACCGAGTCCGCCATGCGCGGGATCACCGCCGCGGTGACCACCACCGCTGTGCAGCAGGGCGATTCGTGGCGGCTGAGCGGATCCAAGAATCCGGTGCTGGCCGGGGACCGCGCGGACACCCTGGTGGTCAGCGCCGCCCTGCCGAACGGCGGCACCGGGCTTTTCCTGGTCGACCCGAGCGGGGACGGCGTGACCCGACAGTCCTACCGGACCTTCGACGGTCAGCGCGGCGCCCAGATCGACTTCGCCGATGCACCGGCCACCGCGCTGGGTGAGGCCTCCGACGCCACCACGGCCATCGAACACGCGTTGATCCGCATCTCCGCGGCACTGTGCGCCGAAGCCCTCGGGGCGATGGAGGAGGCGCTGCGGCTGACCACCGATTACCTCAAGACGCGCAAGCAGTTCGGGGTCACGCTCAACACCTTCCAGACCCTGACTCAGCGCGCCGCGGACATGTACGTGTCGTTGGAACTGGCCCGCAGCATGAGCATGTACGCCTCGATGTCCCTGGCCGACGGTGATATCGACCCGCGGATCGCCGCCCGGGCCAAGTTGCAGATCGGCCGATCGGGGCGGCACATCGCCCAGGAGGCCATCCAGTTGCACGGCGGGATCGGCGTGACCTGGGAGTATCCGGTGAGTCACTACGCGGCTCGGCTCACCGCCATCGAGCACACCCTGGGCTCGTCGCAGAACCAGCTGCAGGTGCTGATCGACGGCCTGGCCGACTACGACCTGGCCAAGATGTAG
- the rpsT gene encoding 30S ribosomal protein S20: MANIKSQVKRNRTNERARLRNQSVKSAVRTAIRAFREAAAAGDKDKAGELLVSTSRKLDKAASKGVIHKNQAANKKSALAQALNKL, from the coding sequence GTGGCCAACATCAAGTCGCAGGTGAAGCGCAACCGGACCAACGAGCGAGCCCGGCTGCGCAACCAGTCGGTGAAGTCCGCGGTGCGCACCGCGATCCGCGCCTTCCGCGAGGCCGCCGCAGCCGGCGACAAGGACAAGGCCGGCGAGCTGCTGGTGTCGACCAGCCGCAAGCTGGACAAGGCCGCCAGCAAGGGCGTGATCCACAAGAACCAGGCCGCCAACAAGAAGTCGGCGCTGGCGCAGGCGCTCAACAAGCTCTGA